The Hevea brasiliensis isolate MT/VB/25A 57/8 chromosome 1, ASM3005281v1, whole genome shotgun sequence genome has a window encoding:
- the LOC110639083 gene encoding ubiquitin carboxyl-terminal hydrolase 7, producing the protein MKNPGLGFIHNQLFCIQSLKSNSYDCKNSQSSVFLFLNLKQGKSTNTISKSTPLFLSVDLSKHLSIMLKVNVKWQKEVFPKVEIDTSLPPYVFKCQLYDLTGVPPERQKIMVKGGLLKDDADWATLGVKEGQKLMMMGTADEIVKAPEKGPVFMEDLPEEEQVVAVGHTAGLFNLGNTCYMNSTIQCLHSVPELKSALLKYPSEKRNDLDQTSHMLTAATRELFNELDKSVKPVAPMQFWMVLRKKYPQFGQLHNGVFMQQDAEECWTQLLYTLSQSLRSSSPSENLDTTKALFGIELVSRIHCQESGEESSETESVYSLKCHISQEVNHLHEGLKHGLKSELEKASPSLGRSAIYLKESRINALPRYLTVQFVRFFWKRESNQKAKILRKVDYPLELDIYDFCSDDLRKKLEAPRQILRDAEGKKLGLKANEKSSGSKDNDIKMTDAEGSSNGSGECFKATSKEGGSSDKESHLTGIYDLVAVLTHKGRSADSGHYVAWVKQENGKWIEYDDDNSIPQREEDITKLSGGGDWHMAYICMYKARAVPM; encoded by the exons ATGAAAAACCCCGGACTCGGGTTTATACACAACCAGCTCTTCTGCATACAAAGCTTAAAATCGAATTCGTACGACTGCAAGAACTCTCAAAGCTCTGTGTTTCTTTTCCTCAACCTCAAGCAAGGCAAAAGCACAAACACAATCTCAAAATCCACACCTCTCTTTCTCTCTGTCGATCTCTCCAAACACCTATCAATCATGCTAAAAG tgAATGTAAAATGGCAAAAGGAGGTCTTTCCAAAGGTGGAGATCGATACAAGCCTGCCCCCCTATGTTTTCAAGTGCCAATTGTATGATCTGACAGGAGTGCCCCCTGAGAGGCAAAAGATTATGGTTAAAGGTGGTTTATTGAAG GATGATGCTGATTGGGCAACGCTAGGAGTGAAGGAG GGTCAAAAATTGATGATGATGGGAACTGCAGATGAGATTGTGAAGGCCCCAGAGAAGGGCCCTGTTTTCATGGAGGATCTTCCAGAAGAAGAACAAGTGGTTGCTGTG GGTCATACTGCTGGCCTATTTAATCTGGGAAACACCTGTTACATGAACTCCACGATACAATGTTTGCATTCTGTTCCAGAATTGAAGTCTGCTTTACTCAA GTATCCatctgaaaagagaaatgattTGGATCAGACATCTCATATGTTGACAGCTGCAACTCGAGAACTGTTTAATGAGCTTGATAAAAGTGTTAAGCCTGTGGCACCTATGCAGTTTTGGATG GTGTTACGCAAAAAGTATCCACAATTTGGCCAATTGCATAATGGTGTATTCATGCAGCAG GATGCTGAAGAGTGTTGGACACAACTTTTATACACTCTTTCACAGTCTCTTAGATCATCAAGTCCCAG TGAAAATTTGGATACAACGAAGGCACTTTTTGGAATCGAACTTGTAAGCAG AATCCATTGCCAAGAAAGTGGTGAAGAGAGCTCAGAGACAGAATCAGTTTATTCACTTAAATGCCACATATCGCAGGAGGTGAACCATTTGCATGAAGGACTAAAGCAT GGTCTGAAATCTGAGTTGGAGAAGGCCTCCCCTTCCTTAGGGCGTAGTGCAATTTACTTGAAAGAATCTCGCATCAATGCCTTGCCAAG GTACTTGACTGTTCAGTTTGTTCGTTTTTTCTGGAAGAGGGAGTCAAATCAGAAGGCCAAGATTTTGCGG AAAGTGGATTACCCATTGGAGCTAGATATCTATGATTTCTGTTCAGATGATCTCCGCAAAAAATTGGAGGCACCCCGCCAG ATTTTAAGAGATGCAGAAGGTAAGAAGCTTGGCCTGAAAGCAAATGAGAAGAGCTCTGGCTCAAAAGACAATGATATCAAGATGACTGACGCAGAG GGATCATCCAATGGAAGCGGAGAATGTTTTAAGGCTACCTCCAAAGAAG GTGGTTCATCTGACAAAGAATCACATTTGACTGGAATATATGATTTGGTTGCTGTGCTGACCCATAAGGGGAGGAGTGCTGATTCAGGGCATTATGTTGCCTGGGTAAAGCAAGAAAATG GGAAATGGATCGAGTATGATGATGATAATTCCATCCCACAGCGGGAGGAGGATATTACTAAATTATCTGGAGGAG GTGACTGGCATATGGCTTATATTTGTATGTACAAGGCGCGTGCTGTCCCCATGTAA
- the LOC110639071 gene encoding dof zinc finger protein DOF3.1, which translates to MFCLFATSQLLRLISLSGLCFFNLNISLSNQNLQHRDHQKRIQERKNQYQQSQNNCSSAIIQDPALFLPIWSKENMQDPSTAFQQMKPHFTEQEQLKCPRCDSTNTKFCYYNNYNLSQPRHFCKNCRRYWTKGGALRNIPVGGGSRKNAKRSSNPKRANPDPNTNSDPARLNRRVPEPSSSLTPQTTAATSTSQFVANGISDLGDPTRLYGLEADQDRKILDMSGSFSSLLASNGQFGNIFEGLNPNGSGLKMVHMGKFGEDLNSGLNAGSGQNSGLDVQGSNNNDGGGDGGGGGGGGGESYLQSGDWGNSNGWPDLAIYTPGSSFH; encoded by the exons ATGTTTTGCCTTTTCGCCACTTCTCAGCTTTTGAGGCTAATTAGCTTGTCAGGTCTCTGTTTCTTTAACTTGAACATCTCTTTATCAAACCAAAATCTGCAGCACAGAGATCATCAGAAAAGAATTCAAG AGAGAAAAAACCAATATCAGCAGAGCCAGAACAACTGCAGTTCAGCAATCATACAAGACCCAGCTCTCTTTTTACCCATTTGGAGCAAAGAAAACATGCAAGATCCATCAACTGCATTCCAGCAGATGAAGCCTCACTTCACAGAGCAAGAACAGCTAAAGTGCCCACGCTGTGACTCTACCAACACCAAGTTCTGCTACTACAATAACTATAATCTCTCTCAGCCTCGCCATTTTTGCAAGAATTGTAGAAGATACTGGACCAAAGGCGGCGCTTTAAGAAACATTCCAGTCGGTGGTGGCAGCCGCAAGAACGCTAAGCGTTCATCGAACCCGAAACGTGCGAACCCGGATCCCAACACCAACAGCGATCCAGCTCGGCTCAATCGCCGGGTGCCAGAACCATCATCATCATTAACTCCACAAACGACTGCGGCAACATCAACTTCGCAATTCGTGGCTAATGGGATTTCCGATTTGGGTGATCCGACCCGTTTGTATGGCTTGGAAGCAGATCAGGACCGAAAGATATTGGACATGAGTGGTAGCTTTAGCTCGCTATTGGCCTCAAATGGGCAGTTTGGAAATATTTTCGAGGGTTTGAATCCTAATGGGTCGGGTCTTAAAATGGTGCACATGGGTAAGTTTGGTGAGGACTTAAATTCAGGTTTGAATGCTGGTTCAGGTCAGAACTCAGGTTTAGATGTACAAGGCAGTAATAATAATGACGGCGGCGGCGAtggtggtggaggtggtggtggtggtggtgagagTTATTTGCAGAGTGGTGATTGGGGAAATAGTAATGGATGGCCTGATCTTGCTATTTACACTCCAGGCTCTAGTTTCCATTAG